A single genomic interval of Anopheles marshallii chromosome 2, idAnoMarsDA_429_01, whole genome shotgun sequence harbors:
- the LOC128708070 gene encoding vam6/Vps39-like protein, with the protein MHEAYIVYPPEKISVQIESMAGFDNKLILGTRQGHLLMYSFETNAETNKLDLQLLQYDKNFSKKPITQIEVIPEYTLMFSLTDGLLNVNDFSRHGFPLIHSALRTKGANVFALDIKRSKSLTSEIKIVCRVCVAVKRKLQCYYWKQDQLLTLDSEIDLNDVPKTVAWNNNFICVGYKTEYVLYDMSAAQPRKVDLFPTSSSKTIEPCITLIEDSVFAVVKDEFLITIYTEKYRLDDRDGPNSMSGSVKPTEALAVKSEADKRSMNLKSLIWSEPFQCLAWDEPYAVGLINDAIEVRVFDNVQEKGTLIQSIPQLQKARFLVRGKQGLLYAASVSHLWCIQAVDISKQREHLLQEENFQLALKLTQISDESPEFKATKINEIRTRHAYNLFVNKHFSESMQQFGKLDTDPIDVIRLFPDLLPDSGKNKLSQYSDKSAPVLDEKELENAILALIEYLTDKRFPLRVLGSKSNADGPVDKNMTALLAIIDTTLLKCYLLTNDSLIAPVLRMNHCYLEESERVLKKHEKYVELIILYQTKGQHKRALQLLHTQAEVPGSPLYGHDRTVQYLQQLGSDFKQLIFEFSGWVLQNHPDDGLKVFTEEMPEVKNLPRAEVLDYLLKDHRTLVIRYLEHIINVWNEEKALFHNILIQQYREKLITLKNDKDIESDTQKQGTLTEIRGKLLTFLKKSKYYHAEKVLGEFPYTDMFEERAIILGRLGKHEKALAIFVQILGDFEKGLAYCDDVYDVNDPHNCDVYVTLMKIILTPPTAPPYSDVPLHPRCLVPDHDMVVNILEKHAEKINPYTALQILPDSIPLVRIKHFLENSLKFYLEKKQRAQVLKGLYYAEHLQIMEQKMLCESKHFLVTDLSVCAVCKKKFSNQSAFVRLPDGVIVHFSCQDRMFS; encoded by the exons ATGCATGAAGCTTACATTGTGTATCCGCCGGAGAAAATCTCCGTGCAAATTGAATCGATGGCGGGCTTTG ATAACAAACTCATACTCGGCACGAGACAGGGACACCTGCTGATGTACTCGTTCGAGACGAATGCGGAAACAAATAAGCTCGATCTACAGTTGCTGCAGTACGATAAAAACTTTAGCAAAAAACCCATCACCCAAATCGAGGTCATTCCAGAATATACGCTGATGTTCAGTCTGACAGACGGATTGCTGAACGTGAACGATTTCAGCCGCCACGGATTTCCGCTGATCCATTCTGCCCTGCGGACAAAGGGAGCGAATGTGTTCGCGCTGGATATCAAG CGATCCAAATCTTTAACGAGCGAAATTAAGATCGTTTGTCGCGTGTGTGTGGCCGTGAAGCGAAAGCTGCAGTGCTATTACTGGAAACAGGATCAACTTCTCACGCTTGATAGTGAGATCGATTTAAACGATGTCCCGAAGACGGTGGCATGGAACAACAACTTCATTTGTGTCGGGTACAAGACGGAGTACGTGTTGTATGAT ATGTCAGCAGCACAGCCCCGCAAAGTTGATCTCTTTCCCACGAGTTCGTCCAAAACCATCGAACCGTGCATCACGCTGATCGAGGACAGTGTGTTTGCGGTGGTGAAGGATGAGTTCTTGATCACAATCTACACCGAAAAGTACCGGCTCGATGATCGTGATGGTCCGAACAGTATGTCCGGCTCGGTGAAACCAACGGAAGCGTTGGCCGTAAAGTCTGAGGCGGACAAACGGTCCATGAACCTGAAGTCACTGATCTGGAGTGAACCGTTCCAGTGTCTGGCGTGGGACGAACCGTACGCCGTTGGGCTGATAAACGATGCTATCGAGGTGCGCGTGTTCGATAACGTCCAGGAGAAGGGTACGTTGATACAAAGCATTCCACAGCTGCAAAAGGCAAGGTTTTTGGTGCGCGGCAAACAGGGACTGTTGTACGCGGCTTCGGTTTCACATTTGTGGTGCATTCAGGCTGTAGATATTTCCAAGCAGAGAGAACACTTGTTGCAAGAGGAGAATTTTCAGTTGGCCTTAAAATTGACG CAAATATCCGACGAAAGTCCCGAATTTAAGGCGACCAAGATAAACGAAATACGAACCCGGCACGCATACAATTTGTTCGTGAACAAACACTTCAGCGAGTCGATGCAACAGTTTGGAAAGCTCGATACCGATCCGATCGATGTGATACGTTTGTTTCCGGATCTTCTGCCGGACAGTGGCAAAAACAAGCTGAGCCAGTACTCGGACAAATCGGCACCGGTGCTGGACGAGAAGGAACTGGAAAATGCAATTCTCGCCTTGATCGAATATCTTACTGATAAACGGTTTCCTTTGCGGGTATTGGGCAGTAAGTCGAATGCGGATGGGCCGGTGGACAAAAATATGACGGCGCTGCTTGCTATTATCGATACAACGCTGTTGAAATGCTATCTGCTAACAAACGATTCGTTGATCGCACCCGTGCTCAGGATGAACCATTGCTATCTGGAAGAATCCGAACGGGTGTTGAAAAAGCACGAAAAGTACGTTGAACTGATTATTCTCTATCAAACCAAGGGTCAACACAAGCGTGCCCTGCAGCTGCTACACACGCAAGCGGAAGTTCCCGGTTCGCCACTGTATGGGCATGATCGTACGGTGCAATATCTACAGCAGCTAGGGTCCGATTTCAAGCAGCTTATCTTTGAATTTTCCGGCTGGGTGTTGCAGAACCATCCCGACGATGGGCTGAAGGTGTTCACCGAAGAAATGCCGGAGGTGAAGAATCTCCCACGAGCAGAAGTGCTCGACTATCTGCTCAAGGATCATCGGACACTGGTAATCCGCTATCTGGAGCATATTATTAACGTGTGGAACGAAGAGAAAGCCCTTTTCCATAACATTCTTATTCAGCAGTATCGCGAAAAGTTAATCACGCTAAAGAATGATAAGGATATCGAAAGCGACAC cCAAAAGCAAGGGACACTCACGGAAATACGGGGTAAATTGTTGACTTTTCTCAAAAAGTCTAAATACTACCATGCGGAAAAGGTATTGGGCGAATTTCCGTACACCGACATGTTCGAGGAGCGTGCCATTATTTTAGGGCGATTAG GAAAGCACGAGAAAGCGTTGGCTatttttgtgcaaatattgGGCGATTTTGAGAAGGGACTCGCTTACTGTGACGACGTGTATGACGTAAACGATCCACACAACTGTGACGTGTACGTGACGCTGATGAAAATCATTCTCACACCGCCGACTGCACCTCCGTACAGTGACGTTCCGCTGCATCCACGCTGCCTCGTACCGGATCACGATATGGTCGTAAACATACTCGAGaaacatgcggaaaaaatTAACCCCTACACAGCGCTCCAGATCCTGCCGGACAGTATTCCATTGGTGCGCATTAAGCACTTTCTGGAGAACTCGCTAAAGTTCTACCTCGAGAAGAAACAGCGGGCCCAGGTATTGAAGGGTTTGTACTATGCGGAACATTTGCAAATAATGGAGCAGAAGATGCTGTGCGAATCGAAACACTTCCTGGTGACCGATTTGAGCGTGTGCGccgtttgtaaaaaaaagtttagtaACCAAAGCGCGTTCGTACGTCTGCCGGATGGTGTTATCGTACACTTTTCCTGCCAAGATCGAATGTTTAGTTGA
- the LOC128709924 gene encoding probable methylmalonate-semialdehyde dehydrogenase [acylating], mitochondrial, with protein MALLRLVANECRNVLQRGYSTASVPTTKMFIDGKFVESKTNDWIDLHDPATNEVVTRVPKCTQDEMQTAVESSKKAFKTWRQSSILSRQQVMFKLQHIIRNNMSELAKNITKEQGKTLIDAEGDVLRGLQVVEHCCSITSLQMGETVPNIAKDMDTYSYTLPLGVTAGIAPFNFPAMIPLWMFPVAITCGNTSIIKPSERVPGATMLLMEMLNEAGCPPGVVNVIHGAHDAVNFVCDNPDIRAVSFVGSDQAGKYIYERAGRNGKRVQCNMGAKNHGVIMADANKENTLNQLAGAAFGAAGQRCMALSTAVFVGEAKNWIPDLVERARKLKVNAGHVPGTDLGPVISPQSKQRIHELVESGAKEGAKIVLDGRDIKVDAFAKGNFVGPTIISDAKPNMKCYTEEIFGPVLVCLSVDTIDEAIELINDNPYGNGTAIFTTNGATARKFVNDIDVGQVGVNVPIPVPLPMFSFTGSRGSFLGDCHFYGKQGIKFYTQTKTVTQLWREGDVSHTKAAVAMPTMK; from the exons ATGGCTCTTCTGCGACTTGTTGCTAACGAG TGCCGCAATGTACTGCAACGTGGCTACAGTACAGCCTCCGTGCCGACCACGAAGATGTTCATCGATGGCAAGTTCGTCGAGTCGAAGACGAACGATTGGATCGATCTGCATGATCCTGCCACGAACGAGGTGGTAACGCGTGTTCCCAAGTGCACTCAGGACGAGATGCAAACTGCCGTGGAATCCTCCAAGAAGGCATTCAAG ACCTGGCGCCAATCGTCCATCCTGAGCAGACAGCAGGTTATGTTCAAACTGCAGCACATTATCCGCAACAACATGTCGGAGCTGGCCAAAAACATCACCAAGGAGCAGGGCAAGACACTGATCGATGCCGAGGGCGACGTTCTGCGTGGACTGC AGGTTGTGGAGCATTGCTGCAGCATCACGTCACTGCAGATGGGTGAAACTGTGCCAAACATTGCGAAGGATATGGACACTTACTCGTACACACTGCCGTTGGGCGTAACGGCCGGTATTGCCCCGTTCAACTTCCCAGCCATGATTCCGCTGTGGATGTTCCCTGTCGCTATCACGTGCGGTAACACGAGCATAATCAAGCCCTCGGAACGCGTCCCTGGAGCGACGATGCTGCTGATGGAGATGCTAAACGAGGCAGGCTGTCCACCCGGTGTTGTAAATGTGATTCACGGTGCCCATGATGCGGTCAACTTTGTCTGCGACAATCCCGACATTCGCGCGGTTTCGTTCGTTGGTTCTGACCAGGCGGGCAAGTACATTTATGAGCGTGCGGGTCGCAACGGTAAGCGCGTGCAGTGTAATATGGGTGCGAAGAACCATGGCGTCATTATGGCTGATGCGAACAAGGAGAACACACTCAATCAGCTGGCTGGTGCTGCGTTCGGTGCGGCCGGACAGCGTTGCATGGCCCTCTCGACGGCTGTGTTTGTTGGTGAGGCAAAGAACTGGATTCCCGATCTGGTGGAGCGCGCACGCAAGCTGAAGGTCAATGCGGGTCACGTGCCCGGTACGGATCTCGGACCGGTCATTTCCCCACAGTCGAAACAGCGCATTCACGAGTTGGTAGAGTCGGGTGCGAAGGAAGGTGCGAAGATAGTGCTGGACGGACGGGATATTAAGGTGGACGCCTTCGCGAAGGGTAACTTTGTCGGACCGACCATTATCAGTGACGCGAAGCCAAACATGAAGTGCTACACTGAGGAAATCTTTGGCCCGGTGCTGGTGTGTCTGTCCGTCGATACGATCGATGAAGCAATCGAGCTGATCAACGACAACCCGTATGGCAATGGAACGGCCATTTTCACCACAAACGGTGCAACGGCGCGCAAGTTCGTGAACGATATCGATGTCGGACAGGTTGGTGTGAACGTACCGATCCCGGTTCCGCTGCCAATGTTCTCGTTCACTGGCAGTCGGGGCAGTTTCCTGGGCGATTGTCACTTTTATGGCAAGCAAGGCATCAAGTTCTACACGCAGACGAAAACCGTCACGCAGCTGTGGCGCGAGGGTGATGTGAGCCACACCAAGGCAGCCGTTGCCATGCCAACGATGAAGTAA
- the LOC128719899 gene encoding glutaredoxin-related protein 5, mitochondrial: MNVLTRNFAQNLLKYNGAGLIQAAARSFSTPALEGKEIEKLVNNNKVVIFMKGNPDAPRCGFSNAVVQILRMHSVKYDSHDVLQNEALRQGIKDFSNWPTIPQVFINGEFVGGCDILLQMHQNGELIDELKKAGIESALAKEAEK; this comes from the exons ATGAACGTCCTAACGCGAAATTTCGCACAAAATCTGTTGAAATACAATGGTGCCGGTCTTATACAGGCGGCGGCAAGGAGCTTCAGTACACCGGCGTTAGAAGGGAAAGAAATAGAGAAACTagtgaacaacaacaaagtggTGATTTTCATGAAAGGCAACCCGGATGCACCGAGATGCGGATTCAGCAATGCAGTGGTACAGATTTTGCGGATGCATTCGGTTAAATACGACAGTCATGACGTGCTGCAAAATGAAGCGCTCCGGCAAG GCATCAAGGACTTTTCGAACTGGCCCACTATTCCGCAAGTTTTCATCAACGGAGAGTTCGTGGGCGGATGCGACATCCTGCTGCAAATGCACCAGAACGGCGAGCTAATCGACGAGTTGAAAAAGGCTGGCATAGAGAGTGCTTTGGCGAAGGAGGCCGAGAAGTAG